Genomic window (Psilocybe cubensis strain MGC-MH-2018 chromosome 1, whole genome shotgun sequence):
GTTTTCGACTCTTCTACGACGGGCAGCTGAATTAATGCAGCCACTTGGTGTAACCCCTACCGCATTAGAGTCACCAAGCAATGATTCCAAGCCACCAATCGACCCCACGTTATGGAAACGAGCTAAGATCAGTCGTTATCCGCCCGATTATTTTGAAATGCCATGGTGGAAAGACAAAACCAAGTCCACGACAGCCAACGAAAACAGCTATAGTAAGATTGTTACTAGCTCTCAAATGAACCACATAGATGGACTCTCCGCCAGTTTGCGCAAGCGCCCTCTCGAAGTTAACAACGATGACGGACGTCTGACAGACGGTGACGCGATAGACAGAGCCAAAAGACAGCGGCAGCGGTGATGTTTTTGTATTATTTATCTCCTTTGTCACTTTTTCGTTGCACAATTGTGTCTTGCTCGCGACTTTACTGTATATGTTCTGGCAATTCATTTGAATAAATTTGCATTTCAACTCATTACTGGTGTTTTCCTTACCCGAGTATCGCACATTTCTAAACCAAATGTAAACCTTGGTGACTGGCTTGATTATGAATAGGCAAAGTTGCATTTAACATTATTTGATACCTACCTATGACACTTGTACCCACGATTCCCGAATAAACTGGGGTGGCTGTCCTTGAGTGACTACTGGTATTAGCTTTTCATGCGATACTTTGAAGACGTCTTTAGCTCGACTTTGATTATTACAACGTCTTATCTAACGTCTAAACTCCCAAGGGCGCTTCCCCCTGGGTCCCTGGGGCCTGGGTGATATGTGTCGCGACTCGCGAGTGGCACCACATTACTTGGACTAATCCTCGACTTTGGAACTCGTTTACTATTTGGATATATAGAAAAACAAACCAGGCACAAATTCAGCTCGCAATTGATTGGATTGGACCTCGTCTGTGAATTTACCCTGACCCTTACGAAAGTCCAAACACATTGACATCTACGACCACCATTATTACTATTTCTTGCAATGTTGTCTACCATAATCTGAGCGTAATATAGGCAGGTAGAGACCAGGAAGGGTGCACACAGGCTATACAAAAAAGAATtaaggaagaaaaaatactAGAATATGCATGAAGAGATACGAAGACGACAATTAAGTATGAACGATGGATGATAATAAAATTTTGATTGTTttccagaaaaaaaaaagaccgACAATATTGTTGAACCTTGAAAGCGAGCATACTATGTATTAATTTActagaagaagaaagaggatagAAAAGTGAGTGACGAGGAGCAACTTCTAAGATTTCGACGAAAGCAAATGTGCAAGTTTTGACATGTataaaagagagagaaaaggggTGGGCGGGGAGAAGGATAAATCGTTTTTGTAAGCAATCATAGTAAAACTCTAGAGGAAGACAGCGCCATACAGAGAGGGTTAACTGTAAAAAAGGGAACATAGGTATAGATAGAAGGCGGGAAGGgtgaaaaggcaaaaaagaTGCAAATAGGGAATGTGGAAAGCCATTGCAAAAACGATAGTTTGGCATATAAGAGAAATGCAAGGGGTGGAAAAGATATCAATCCATAGCAGTGAGTTCTTGATGATAAAagaaatgatgatgatgattagATTCAAAGACGAAACGcagtaaaaaaaatgaaaaccAATCACGACGTCGATGTCTGACGCGGCGACGAGAACAACGAAAACACCTTTTCCGCaccattcttgtactttttcaacttttgcttcttcacctttgGTTCCGCGCCATTCGGTGACATCTTGGTGTCCGCGCCGTCAATAAACACAGCCGACTGCCCGTTCCCAGACTGCTCCGACGACTGGCTCATCGCGCCCACCGACATCGCCGACTCCTTGGACTTTAACGAGTGCGGCAACGTACTCGCCCCACCAGACACCGACGGCGTGAACATCCCACTGCTTCCTCCCAAACCAGGGGAGGACATCGACCCCGCCGACAACGTGTTCGAATTCGACGCCGAGCCCAACGCAGACTGCGACACCGACCGTGCCGACTTGGCACTGAACGACGAAGGCGGTGGGGCCGCAGGCGACTTGGGCCTCAAGAACTGCCTTGGATGCTTCCTGAAATTCAAACCCGGCGCACGCCCTCGACGCTGCTGTACAGGCGACGGCGACTCATCCACCGTCGTCGCCGTGCTCGCTGCCGACATCCCCGACGCCGTCCGCTGCTGCTTCCCGCGTCTTGAACCCCCCGTTCCACCTCCCGCACCACCATTGCTACCCATACCGGGCGTCGACGCCTTGCGGAACACCGCGAGCCTGTACCGGTCCACGACACCACGCGCAAAGAGACTCGTACCCTTGGCACCGTTACGGTCCTCGCCATCGGCAGCCTCGATAAAGTCCCAGTCATCGTCCTCCTCATCGCGCTCCGCTTCAGTGGCCTCCGTGTCCTCGTCGACACCGTCGGACAGGTACCGGTCGAGAGCAGGAACGCCAGACTTTTCCCGGCGCGTGCGCGTCGCGCCGCTTCCACGCGAGGCCACGACAGGCTGCACATGTTTTGGCGGGGGTGTGCTTGGCCGCGGGTGCGCATGCGCTTCCCTTTCGACCTTGCTTGCGACGTTCGCGTACGCAGAGGGCGCGGTGGACGGCACGTCCCTGCTCGTCCGTCTCGACGGAACCGTTGTCTCTTCCACGGAATGGCGCGGTGCTGGCGCCTGTGGCTCCTTTGTAGCTGGCTCCTGCGCGAGCTCGCTGACGTGCATTTGGGGCGTACTCGACTGCTCTGGTTCGGTGCTGGTCGCAACAGGAGGCAACGCAGCGGGCCTCGCCTCTGGCGTCTTGGGCTCGAGCCCATCCTCTTGTTCCATCGCCgtatcctcttcctcgacctgctgctgctgttgtagCTGTCCAAGTCCAAGCCGGTCCGTCTCGCCCTCCAACACACTCCCCTCCAAcccctcatcctcctcgtaCTCCTCCGACACCTCTTCTGAGCCTTCCTCAGaaccctcctcatcctcatcctcctcatcatcatcaatcaaCACCGAATGCCTACCCTTGAACGAGTACCCATCAaacacatcatcatcatactcGACCTTCGGACTCTGCTGCACCGGCACCGGCTGACTCAGTCCCTGGCCCTGCTGCAGCTGACTCTGACTTTGACCCATACGTATAGACGAGCTGCGCGACTGCGACGGCGTCGTGTTCGTCTCGTACCCTTCGCCGTCCGTACGGTCCGCGTCCGTCTGCGGCTCCTGGTCAGtatcctgctcctgctcgagATCTTCCTCTGTGAACTCGTCCAGCACGGGCTCCATGTCCAGGAAGGTATCGTCAAAGTTCTGCGTGTCGCTTGCGTTTGAGGGGTCGATGGGCGGGATATAGGGGGCTGTGGGGCATGGGATTAAAGACGATAGATTGTCAGTGGACGGGTTCGGGTGGGTGGGAGGTGGGAGGGGACACTTACGTATATatcgtttgtagtatacATGAGTCCAGTCACTATATAAAAAAAGTTTAACATTCCACCTCGatcaacaaagaaaaaaaggaaaacaaaacacacaTCATCGAGAAATACGGATGTTTCTTGATCCTAGGCTCACATATCCTCAACGAAGGTATCCTTTGAAGTAGCtacacaacaacaacaaaaaagatACCCAGTTCAGTGTTTCCGTATATCAAGAAAACAAGAGGGAGAGGAAAACGCACCCCACGTATCAAACTCTTCGTATCCTGATCAATCGCCCTATCATCCGGGAACTGCAGCTCGTCATGCAACACCCTAACATACATATCCGAGTGATTATTCGCCCAGAACGGCGTCTACCagcaaacacaaaaaagaaaaaaagccATCAGACATCGTTTCCTTAATCTATCTACATtctcagaaaaaaaagaccaCTCACAATCCCAGTCAACATCTCATAAAGCATCGTCCCAAAACTCCACCAATCCACTTCATAACTATAACTCAACCCCTGAATAACCTCCGGCGCCAAATACTCCGCCGTACCACAAaacgtcgacgtcgagtCCTGATGTCCCACAGGCTGCGCAGGCCACCCAAACGCCATCTCTCCATTCCTATCAGGCTTCATCCACGGGGGTGTCGCAGGTGGCATCCCACCACTCCCATTCGGCGTGCCAGGCATCGAAAAAAAGTCACCGCCGTGTGGCGAGGTCCGCCTGTGCCTTGAGAATTCTTTCGAGAGTCCAAAGTCTGTCAGGACGATGTGCCCGTCTGCGCCGATGAGGATGTTTTCGGGTTTGAGATCGCGATAGATGACGCCTGCTGCGTGCAGGCCTTCGACGCCCTCGACAATTTCAGCGGCGTAGAACCGGGCGCGGTCGCGGCCGAGTCGCCCCCACCGCGCGAGCTGCGTCGCAAGGTCGCCTCCAGGGTGGAAATCCTattggaaaaaaaaagacagtcAACGTCAACAAAAACACGCGTATATCCACCAtaaacagagaaaaaaacaaaagacgCACCATAACCAAAAACAAATTCTCCTTATCATGGAAACTCCACCAAAGCTTAACCACAAACGGATCCCTGCCCTCCGCCGCCATACGCTTCAACACCGCCTGCTCCGTAAGCGTATGCTGCAGCTCCTGGTGCGCAAGCACATGACGCTTCGTGATCGCCTTGAGCGCGAACAGCTCCCCCGTCGTCTTATGCCTCACAAGCAACACTTTACCCGCGCATCCTTTGCCCAACACACGCATCAGTGCGAAATCGTCAATGACGACTTTGCGCTGCGATTTGCGCGGTTCCTTGGAGGCGGATGAGGTGGTGGTAACAGCGTTGGCGTTTTCTTTGTCGGCGATGCCCTTGTCTGTTGAGCGGGAGAGTTCAGTGGGTGTACCCCTCCCCGACCGATCCCCgcgcttcttcctccttcgcCTCCGCGCGCTCTTCCCGCCTTGCGCAGCagccgacgacgaagacacATCGTCCCCTTCGTCCTCCTCGCCCGTCTGCGATGCAGACTCCGCGCCGCTCTGCGACGGCACGGACGACGCGTACACGCGCGAGAGCCGGTGCGATTTGTCGGGGTCAGCGGACTGCGAGCGGTGTACGCGGTTCGCTGTGGCAGCggtagcagcagcagcagtagaAGTAGAAGTggcattcgcattcgcattcgtggtggtggtggtagaaTCGTTGGGATTAGCAGAGCTAGCAGCGTGTTCGTTGGCCATGGGCGTAGCAGTAGCTGGTGTCGGAGGCACACCACCGTCCGCGTCTAAAGTACCAGGAGCAGAGACAGACACTTCCTGCGCCCCGTCCTGATCCTGATCCCGAGCccgagcctgagcctgagcctcTTCGTCAGCACGTATAGGAGACCCATCCGCATCATCACCCCCCGGTCCATTCTGTGATACCACAAGATCCAGATCAGGCTGCACACCTGTCGCTGTCGACGGAGATGTTGTAGGAGCGGCAGTGGTCGTAACGGCACTGTCGTCCGTAGCGTTATTTAACTTTGTcggatgctgctgctgctgctgatgctgatgttgCGAGTTATCATTCTCCACGTccatttcctcttcttcgatgATACCGCCGGCCACACGACCATgatcgccctcgccctcgccttCGGGGTGATCAAGCTCCATGAGCTGATCAATATCCTTCTCCGCAAAAAATGCCGACTCGACCTCCCTCGTCCTGCCTTTTTCCCTCGCATgtacattcacattcacattcacattctccttattcttcttctccttctccttctccttctccttatcCTTAGAACCAtgcccatgtccatgtccatgtccatgtccatgcgCCGCCAAATCCGACCTAACACGCTTAATCGCCCTCTCCACTCTCACACTCTCCAAATCATCCGTGCGGACCCTCACAAACCTCTTCCACACCCGATCCATCCTCAACACATGCGTGTTCGAGATCGTCGTCAAATACGCAGCGATCGCAGTCGACGACGGCGTGGCGTTCGTGTGCGCGTGGTGGCCTGTAGTAGTATGCGACTCGGACGTCTCATTGTCCTCTTTCGAGACGACACCATCCTTATCAAGCGCATCAGAGGACGACACAGTCGACGCTAGATTCGTCGTGGACGGCGCAGCAGACGACCCATTCACATCCCCTCCAATACTCCCACTAACACTCCCACTAAGCGTCATCGCACCAAACGAGCCAAACGGATCGGGGCCCTCCTTCGCAGGCGTCATCACAAGCGGCGTATTGCCCCCCTtcttccccatccccatcccaaTCCCCATACTCATCCCCTTCCCACCCCCAGGCGACGCCAACCGCGAAAGCGTGTTCAAAAACGTCGactttcgtttcttctccttccccttcttctgcTGCGCGGGGGGCAGACCGGCGGGGTCGATGGGCAACGATGGAATTTTGAGGCCCGGGTGCGCACTGCGCAGTTTCACGTCGAGCTCGATGAGCTCCGCGGCGGTGCGTGTGAGCGTCAGGTTGTGTGTGGGTGCTGGTGTGTGCAGCGTCGTCGCGGGTGTTATCACGGGTGATGGTGGTCGGTGCATGGGTGTAGACGGGCGCGAGTAGGTGCGCGGCGgccgtggtggtggtgatggcaGAGATAGCAAGATCGGCGCGGGTGGTGGttgtgttggtggtggtggtgagagACGACGAGCGGGTGTTGGATTCGACGATGTCGGCAGCGTGGATAGCGACACGGACGATGATGcggatgatgacgacgacgatgacgtcgGTGTGGGCGGGACAAAGTGGATGGTAAAAGTAGACGGAGACATCGTACAGTGGGAAAAACCAAAAGCGCCACGATGAGATGATGGGAGTGTAAAAGACAGAAAGAGgacaaggcaggattgaaAAAGCAACAAGCAAGTCAGCAAGCGTGTTCAATCCAGAGAGAAAACAACGGAGAAGTTAGGAAAAGTATGAATGAATGAGAGTTTCCCGATATATCAGCCCTCGAGCGGAAACCCACGCAGAGATATCAAAGAAGTGAATGCAAGCAGAAGCAAAGGTAAATCTAAAGTTGCAATCATGAAAAGCACAAGCCCTCTGCCCCAACAACATTGAACGAACCCATCATGAATCAGCGCACAACACcacaacaccaacaacaacatgcACCACGCGCAAGGCAACGCGCATACATGTAACACCGTGCATGCAACGCACAACGTAGCACGTATCATAAATTTATGACGATGCCTGTACATCATGGTCATGGATTCATGATCATGCCATGACGATAAAGCGCGCCAATCCCAATCGATACCGATATCATCTACATCTAATTACAGCCGGAGCACCCTGTTTTTCAAGAGGGGCATCGAGCAGAGCATCGACATCAATGCGGATGTTTCGATAACACCGCACCGCAGATATGAAGATatgaaagatgaaaataaaaaaatagaaaaggaaccatcatcgtcatcaaaaaaagaaaaaacaaaagattTCCAACGGAAAGGAGGTTCAAGCGGGTCGTATGAACGCAGCAGGCAGCAAGCAGACAAACGGTCTTTGCAAAGCGACAAAGATTGAGgtatgaatgaatgaatgaatgaatgaagtGAAGAATGAAATGAGGTGCACCACACAAAATGTCAAAACGTCAAAACGCCAacaccaaaaaaaccaaaaaagacaataaaaaaataaaagaaacGAGAAAAACCACTCACTCTTAACATAAAGACACCACACAAACGCATCATACGGCGTCTCCGCAACACTGACGCTCCATGGCCCATCCTGTGTGTCCATCCGCACTGGACCCCGCCGTCCCGCTGTCGCCGATGCAGAAACAAAGGCGGACGCagaagcagaggcagaggcggatGCGGAGGGAGAGACGGAGGCGGAAGCGGATGCAGAAGCGGACGTAGGGCCGGTCGAGGGCAAGTTCGTGTCTAGAGCTTTCATTTCGTCTtagttcgagttcgagggtTGAGTTTGGGTTTATGAGTCCGAATTCGAGTTTGTGTGGTGGGTGTTGTGTAAGATATGGTGTGGTATGCTAGCGTAAGATGTTCGAAGCGTAGATGCAAGTCGGTGTGAGGTGAGGTAAGATAGCTCGAGCTGAGGCGATAGTGTCAGCAACAATGTAGGCGTAGGATGAAACCGTAGAACACACACTGGGTTGGCAAGCTAAAAGCTGATAGGTGAACGTCGATAGTCGATAATCGGTataggtgtaggtgtaggtaTAGGTGGGCGGTGGGTATACCACGTCAATCTGAATCCCTCTTCAGATCTCGAGACAAAGTCGAACCAAGAGTCGAGAGTCGAGCGTCGAGTCGAGGAGAAAACCCGAAAAAAGGGGTTGTAGGTGGTGGGGGTAGTAGTAGCAGTGGGTGGTAGTAATAGCAGTGGGTAGtgggcggtggtggtggtggtggtagtcAACTCCGTAGCGGTAGCGGTAGCGGAGTGGCACGAAAAGTTTCCCAACTCCTatcgaatcgaatcgaatcgaatcgaatcCAACACCAAAAGACCCTCTTTTCTCTTAACTTCACTCCTTCTCACTTATCTCCTATCCCTTTTTCCTCGCTTTCCTTCtatcctttcttttccttccaATCTAAACCAATCCTATCCAATTTCACCCCTCAACGGTCAACACCGAACCCAACCAACGAAACAGAAACAAAGCAAAGCTGGAGGATGGAGCAGCAGAGGAAAGCGACGTGTCGTGTCGACGTCTCTATTACTGTCAACGCcaacgtcgatgtcgatgtcgatgtcgatgatgtGGTAGTAGCGATAGTGGTGCAAGCGCAAACACAACCAGAACCACCGTCACCGTTCACGttcccgttcccgttcccGTTCAACAGTCACACTCCTCTCAAACGTAACCAAGCACGCACACACGCACGCAAGTACGTACAGCTCAGCAAATAGGGAATAGGGAGGGGTGCGTGGGTAGGTGCGTGGGGGTGTGGATATTGGATATTACGATGCTACGATCCGCCAATCCGGCTCTGATGTCTGAATCAGGCTGAGGTGAGGTgaggcgaggcgaggcgaggcgaggTGAGGTGAGTCAGGCAACTGGGTGGGTATGTGCGAATGTGAATGCAAATGCGAATATAAGCGAAAGTGT
Coding sequences:
- a CDS encoding RAC family serine/threonine-protein kinase-like protein (RAC family serine/threonine-protein kinase homolog), whose translation is MKALDTNLPSTGPTSASASASASVSPSASASASASASAFVSASATAGRRGPVRMDTQDGPWSVSVAETPYDAFVWCLYVKTPTHNLTLTRTAAELIELDVKLRSAHPGLKIPSLPIDPAGLPPAQQKKGKEKKRKSTFLNTLSRLASPGGDVNGSSAAPSTTNLASTVSSSDALDKDGVVSKEDNETSESHTTTGHHAHTNATPSSTAIAAYLTTISNTHVLRMDRVWKRFVRVRTDDLESVRVERAIKRVRSDLAAHGHGHGHGHGHGSKDKEKEKEKEKKNKENPDLDLVVSQNGPGGDDADGSPIRADEEAQAQARARDQDQDGAQEVSVSAPGTLDADGGVPPTPATATPMANEHAASSANPNDSTTTTTNANANATSTSTAAAATAATANRVHRSQSADPDKSHRLSRVYASSVPSQSGAEGTPTELSRSTDKGIADKENANAVTTTSSASKEPRKSQRKVVIDDFALMRVLGKGCAGKVLLVRHKTTGELFALKAITKRHVLAHQELQHTLTEQAVLKRMAAEGRDPFVVKLWWSFHDKENLFLVMDFHPGGDLATQLARWGRLGRDRARFYAAEIVEGVEGLHAAGVIYRDLKPENILIGADGHIVLTDFGLSKEFSRHRRTSPHGGDFFSMPGTPNGSGGMPPATPPWMKPDRNGEMAFGWPAQPVGHQDSTSTFCGTAEYLAPEVIQGLSYSYEVDWWSFGTMLYEMLTGITPFWANNHSDMYVRVLHDELQFPDDRAIDQDTKSLIRGLLQRIPSLRICEPRIKKHPYFSMIDWTHVYYKRYIPPYIPPIDPSNASDTQNFDDTFLDMEPVLDEFTEEDLEQEQDTDQEPQTDADRTDGEGYETNTTPSQSRSSSIRMGQSQSQLQQGQGLSQPVPVQQSPKVEYDDDVFDGYSFKGRHSVLIDDDEEDEDEEGSEEGSEEVSEEYEEDEGLEGSVLEGETDRLGLGQLQQQQQVEEEDTAMEQEDGLEPKTPEARPAALPPVATSTEPEQSSTPQMHVSELAQEPATKEPQAPAPRHSVEETTVPSRRTSRDVPSTAPSAYANVASKVEREAHAHPRPSTPPPKHVQPVVASRGSGATRTRREKSGVPALDRYLSDGVDEDTEATEAERDEEDDDWDFIEAADGEDRNGAKGTSLFARGVVDRYRLAVFRKASTPGMGSNGGAGGGTGGSRRGKQQRTASGMSAASTATTVDESPSPVQQRRGRAPGLNFRKHPRQFLRPKSPAAPPPSSFSAKSARSVSQSALGSASNSNTLSAGSMSSPGLGGSSGMFTPSVSGGASTLPHSLKSKESAMSVGAMSQSSEQSGNGQSAVFIDGADTKMSPNGAEPKVKKQKLKKYKNGAEKVFSLFSSPRQTSTS